CACAATAGCGTGAATGAAGGGTGCCCTCGTAGTTATTGTATTTACTTGGTAATtaatgtatctatttatttttgtatgtactgtatgttctgTATGTGTGAAGCACTGAGAGTTTGCTTGCCTGTTTCTGGAAAAATGGTTTACTGGGAGGAAGAGAAAAAGTCTAAcaagcaaagaaaaaaggaagttcAATGTAAGAAAGCAAGAGAGGATTGCCTCTGAAACTCTCAGTAGGCTAGtgctttgttttgtgttttatttcaaaactgTTTCTTTGCTATTTATGACAACCTTGCCTTGAAGATGTTACCTGCAGAGTGCAGTCACTATGACGACTaagacatttctggacaaaAGTTACTTATCATTTCAGTAGAATATGGAGGATGAAACTTTAGGTGTGGAAATGAAGCATCCCCATTTTCTAACTTTGTCTCACTCCAAAGGAGGATGGCTGGGCCTTTCTCAGAAAATATTATCTAGATTATTTTAGAAGTGGCAGATTTAGATTCagattaaattatttatttatttttttaagatgcCTAATTCTTAACCACATGTTAAAATAAGGGAAATACAACCTTAAATGAAAAACACATGCTGTATCATACCATGTCATTATTTACCTAACAAAAACTAATGTGCATGCACAAGCAATGTTTGAAAAACTAAGGACTCAGGGTTCAGTAGGCACTGGAACAGCAATAGTAATCCCTTAATTGTCTTCTGCATGGCTTCAGTTTATTTAGGCTCGAATCTATTCATTTATATACAACTGTATTAAGTTCTCACCACAAATTTTTTCACAAGGTCATTGCAATGCCTtatatatttttagttttgtcttgggtttttttcttaaccAAAGTATTATAAATTTGTTGCTGTGCTTGGGATCATTGGTCTGTTGCATGAGCGTTCTCATCAAAGCTCGACTTATCAGACAGATGACCTTGCACTCATCTTAAGAGTAATTTTATATAAAGAGGAGTCAAATCAGTCACCGCATGTTTGCAATTCCTGCAGGCGCAACGGAAGCCCAGATCATTAATAGGCTTAATATGCTAAGAGGCTTTCATCAAAGACCTCTGCTGTGGTCTTGCTTGTCCAAAGACCATGGCTGCAGAAGTCCTGTGATTTGTTCAAATACTCCATGCTGCAATGTTTAGTTTGTTTGTCTAAGAGTAGAGGATTTCTCCTGGCGACCCTTTCCAGTTAAGACGAATATGTTGACTTTGGATTGACCTTGCTGCGATATCCACTGCTAGCAACTTAGCAGCTCTCTTTATTGTTTTCCACTTGTGTATTATCTTTCTTCCTGTTGAACCATGGACTCCAAAATGGTTAAAAATGAACAAGTTAGTTCTCCAATATCATTACTGCTGTCTTTCctctttggcattgtgttaacttAATTGATTATGTCAATTCAATCAACATCACCTGGTTGCCAAGTACCCTTTCAATACATGTGGACGCAGCGAGGGGTTTCTTGCTTTTCACACATTGCTTCAGCATTTTTAAAACGGTATTCTTTGTTTGAATAACAATAGACATGGTGTAATGTAATGTGTGTTCTTCATCTCAGGATTTGTATCTGCCTAATTTTAAAGACCTTGGTTAGGACaggtggtttttatttttatgtcctcTAAATGCAAAACCTTAGACCAGAAAAAGGGTGtactttttcacatgactgtaaATAACAAGCTTGTATTTAATTCAAAGTTAATTAGACATGGTCACGTCTGCTTATGCACACTAAATTCTGCCTCCAGTACTCGCATAAATCTGATGCTCTAACAACAAGGTCGTTGTTGTTTTCACACGTTTTTCGAGTTTCACAGTCCTGAAACTCTGTTTGAACCTTGGTCAAACCTGGACTATATTTCTCTCCTTCAGATAAGCGATAGCTTATATATTCATGTTTAAAGTGCCTCCTTGCACTTTGTGTATATACTCTCTTTAGATAAACTTAAAATAACAATTGTATAGACGTGACATTTTTgtcattataattatttttactATGCTAAATGTTTCTATAAAGAATATACCTATATATACAATATTCAACAATGTTAGGGCATTTCTCCTTATTTAGACCAATATGTTTCACTAGGTTGTGACATTATGATAGTTTGTATGCAGcaaatgcttgttttttttctttttttttaaagacagtcATACAAGACTTTGTTTCTAATGATTTTATGGGAATAAATGGGAATGGGAATTTTCAAGCAAATTTTGTAACGTTGAACGTCGGTTTCAAACCCAAGAAGGCAGTTTTTCTGTAGTTTGGCCAACTGCACAGAACATTTCTCTTTTGGTAACTGGGTCTGGTTCATTCTTTTTCATTCTTAGTTAATTCTCGGCCAACCAGCGcagaacgtaccaaactaatTGCAAGGGGATTGGGTGGGCTTTATTTTTACGACTAACACAGAAGTGTGTAAAAGCTACCACGTAAAACGACCAAGAAAGCTAAAGAATCGCTCACTCagaaaaaaactaacatttttttaCCAAACCATACAACAATCATTTAGTGGCCCTCCGTGCCAGATTGTGGCTCTGCCTAAGTCACTACatctctctgattggttgtttgcCAACCCAATAACACCCACAGGTAGTTGCTACTGCATCCATTGGTGCTGGTACTCCCATGGAAATCAAGAACAAATCCAGAGGGGCGAAACAGTGGGAATGGTGCAGGTTAAGTGTTAGGTCCGTGAAGATATTGGTGTTAAAAGCTTCAGTATTTCCACAGGCTGGGTAAATTCAACGAGATGCCAAGTGTTTGGCTCTGGCACCTTGAATATCAATGATGAAAATACACCAGTGTATGTCTAATGATTCATTCCACCACTCTCCctcctgatttatttgttactggtccttgttttaattttaaaatatgttgctAGCCATCTGTTTAGTAAATATTTTCTATCATTATGTGAACTTTTAGATTATgttattctttattttgtaatttttccTTTTGATTCTATGCACATATCAGTGCAGAAGAATGTATCAAACATTTTTCTGTCGTTTAACTTTCCCTGTAATGCAGAACTTTGTTGACTTTGACCGACTAAATGCAAACAGAATTTAATGGACTTGTACTTGATAAAACTACCACAAGCACAAAACTATTTGTCCAGAACATGGACTCCGagtgtgtaaatgttttaataCTTGCATGTAAatattcaaagaaaaaacaaataaacgtTTATTGATGAGTTGtcattgtgtttatttcttgTCATTCAAGGGATGCAGTGAAGCATATGAACATTCAATCAGTGCATTTTACAGCATTGCAAGCGCTGCTGGGAGTTCAAAGGAGCGGTCGCGTTTGTAGGCTAAGCAATGGTCAGTGCTCTAGACTTTCATAGGCAGCTTAATATAAGTTAAACATTTACAAAACAGTCTTGAATAAGGTTATTTCAAAGAGATCATAAAACTATAATACAAATACACTTCAAAAGATGCATCAAAACCAGTATTTTAGCCTGTAAGTTAGAAAGAAAGACGTAGAAATGGCTGATTAAGAGAAAAAtatccagcaaaaaaaaaaaaaaaacagaacagaagatttttcagctgcatttgaattgaaataaaaactacatttgtactatgacagttttacatgtgttttaaaaaggctgatttggaaaataaattaatcaaAACAATATTTTAACTTAAAAGTTTGGTAACAGTTTTTGAAAGCCAGCAGGCAAAACGCAGGCCACACATATCTGTCTGATAAGGCTCTCGGcctgaaatgaaaagaaaaagaaccttCTGCTCAATAGTCCTTACAGTAGTGGCCCTCCAATAAAATCTGTTTCAAGAACAGTCTTTGGGATGTGTGATGATGAGTCAACTCTCCACAAGGTTCATCTCCAAACCTCAATCTGTTGAGTAATTCTCTGGAAGCTCATCCAGGGGAATAACGGTGTACTCAGagtcctttccttcctccttgggCTCATCCTTTTGCAAGAAGGTCTGCATCTCTAGCTCCATCTTCTGGTTGGAGGAGTTTGTTTTGGCACTGTTCTCAGATGGCTGCTTTGGTGCGTTCCACCTGCACGATGAAGAACAACGTGAAATTAAATCACTGCTCTAACAGATTATGGACACAAGAATGATTACCATTCTAGCAATGAAGTCTTACTTGTCTTTGGTAGCAATGGCAGCGCAGAGCATTATAAGTGCAGCAAGACCAACAAGGAATCCGAGGATGATGATCCAGTCTGGAGGTTTGGGAGAGAAGGTATTAGACATCAGAATATCTTAAACCAAAGTGTTTActcttttgcttcttttttttattattaaacttTACGTACCAGGTGTATTGTGTCCTTTGTGCATTTCTGTTTTGGTTTCAGGTTGCGCCCCTACAATGGCTTGTGAGTCTAAAGAAATGTGAAAAACACAGAGttacacacatttgttttttttataataagcaAGTAACCAAAAGAACCATGTAATGTGTGCTGGTCCGCTGATCGGGGTTAGAATATTTACCTTTATGGGCCTGAACTTCTTTTGTCATCTTTTCTGAGGTGTCTGCCTCTGCGAAGCTCAAACTTGTGGTGACGGTGGTGCTTTCAGTGCTTTCAGTGCTTTCAGTGCTTTCAGTCGTTTCAACAATCACTGGAGAACTTGTCTCAAAATCTCCAGATCCCGAACCAGACGACAAATCGAAACTGTTTAGGAAGTCGCTGATGGAGGCAGAGACTTCATCGGGGAGATTGAAAAGATCTTTGAGCGAAAAGATCTTTGAGCGAGCCTCTTTTGGCGCTGCTAAAGAGGTGAGCCCGGCCTGGAAGGTTTGGATGGTGGATGAAACTGATTCAGGGTTCACCATGAACACAGGGCTCTCAGTGTGTGAAACACCAAGACTAGTCGTGGTGGGGTTTCCAATGTCATCCGGGAATACGATCTCACCACTGCCCTCAATCGTGAGATCAGAGGACGTCTGCAGAGATGCCTCAGTGATTGCTGATGCAGTCGTAAGTGAAGGAAAGCTCCCATCTGCCATGTAGTCCCTAGTGAAGGCAGGGCTCTGAGTGTGTGAAACACCTGTGGTGTAGGAGTGTCCAACTCCAAGTTCAGAGAACGTGGAAGACGGGACCTCCGCGCTGCCCTCAGTCATGGAATCCAAGGACGGCTGCACAGATGcttgaatggttgtgttttttTGAGATGACTCAGTTGTGACTAAAGGAACAAAAGACTGTTCGACGAGGAAGCCGTCTGTCATGGCCTCTTCCAAAACGTCATCCTCTGCTTTGGGAGGGAGGCTTGTCTCAGCTAGGACAAAGAGAAAAAGACAGAAGCCATGGATTATCTTAAGTATTTACCTACGAGCCCTGACATGAGCAGAAAGGGACGTTTCCCAGCTTTTTTAATGTATTACAACAGGTTGACGTCCATTACATCAAATTCTTGCCACAGCTTGTTTTGCGGTCTGCTTTGATAAGGTGCGGTGAGAGACAGTAATGATTAATCTGAGTGACTAATTGTGACTCGACAACGAGAGGGCTTGCCTCATCAAAGCATCAGTTTTGGTTTTTGACACACCTAATACGTCAGAACTGTGACTAATACGGCTGTCTTTCTTATACTAGACAGAGTGGTTTCTGTCAGAGAGAATTACACAAACGGCCTTATCAGACAATGTAAGGAAATGTTTGCTGACTTTTCCCAatcaaatgtacattttatttcaatGGTGCTCGTTTGTGTAAGTCAGTCATGCATTTCATTGCAAATTACAGTCATTTAAGCAAACAAAGCCTTAAGATGTGTACATTTCACTCATCAGCCATCCATTCACTTTCAGCGGGATGACGATGTGCAGCGCTGGATTCACCGCTGAGTCTGGTGCTTTGATTTCACTGGTGTATCTAATGATGCAAACAGGAGTGTTGCCCAACTTTTGAATCCACTGCACATCCGATTTCTCACGCTGCCACTGCAGTCTGTGTGACTCCTGTCTTACTTAAGTGTTAGGCTATGATTTTATACTATCTTATGTTGTTGAGGTATATTTTCAGTGCAATATATATACTTTTATGTTGCATGAGTTTATACAAATTTAAGTTAttgctgttgtttttccagCCTTTTTTGGCAAAGTAGCACATAAACAAAGTAATGACATGAAATTCAAatctagtgtttttttttcttgtatagAAAGTTGACACTCTCCAAGTTTCTCAGatatttttcattaaaataattgtcCCAGACCCAGAAAGTTGGAACGCTCTGTTATCTTAATGATTAAATGCAAACATCAGAACACATTTACAAAAcagattttgtcgcagaagtctatttttctttttttttgtcatcattTGCACAGGAAATGGCTTTAATTGTGTACTTACAGATCAATAAAATGATATAAATCATCTCATACTAGGACTGATAATATTCATTTCTGCTTCTCGGACAGTTTGCCTCTGATTCTTGTGCAGACTATGGTAAGATGGCCTTAAAGGATAAAATCACATGTCCACTCTGCACTTCTGCTCAGTCATGTTCCGATCAGGTGTTTCCCCCTCATGAAGTTACGGGTCGCCCAAACGGGTGGAACAAGAATTTGATGATCTCTGGTTTCACTGTATTCAAGATTAAACATAGAAATGTGTCTCCTGGAGGAGCTTACAACGATCTACAAAGGCCGCTCTGTGTGTTCCACACAGATTTGTGCGCCAGCAATGAAATACGAATCCCACGGAAAGACTTAAACCTGAAACAAAGAACATCTTGGGGTGCTGACTAGTGTAAGGAAAGGCGCTTGATGGAGAAGTCTGTATCAAAGATCGAGATCGACTTTGTTTTATCAGAGTAAAAATAAACGAGTACTGTAAATTATCCCCCAAGTAGTAAAAATTGGGATTTTCATCAATAATTAGTGATGATTTCTTTTATAACACtagggtggattttatcatcacTCTTAAAGTGTtgaattcattcaatcattgaGTTGATTTATTCCTTTTATCCTGAGTGTTTAagctctatatctatatctgtTTGTCTATATCTGTATACATGATATCATGATACCATGTATGATAAATagatatagatagatatagataaAAAGATCAAATTAAATGTCACTTACTGTTAACAGGTGTTGAATGGACAGCAGTAAGAAGTCCAAGAATAAAGCCCAAAAGAAGATTTCTCATCTTCATCATGCTGGtaaaggaggcagaggctgAAGTGAATGAAGTGTGAGCCTGAACAGCTTAGAACAATCTGAATGAGATGTGTCATGCCTGTGCCTTTTATTTATAACAGCAGGTAAGCATCAGGACAATGGCTGGCAATACAAAAACACACGTAGGAAGGCCGGCACACCTGTTAAcacacccccctcctcctcct
This genomic interval from Cololabis saira isolate AMF1-May2022 chromosome 2, fColSai1.1, whole genome shotgun sequence contains the following:
- the LOC133458768 gene encoding serine-rich adhesin for platelets-like, which encodes MMKMRNLLLGFILGLLTAVHSTPVNTETSLPPKAEDDVLEEAMTDGFLVEQSFVPLVTTESSQKNTTIQASVQPSLDSMTEGSAEVPSSTFSELGVGHSYTTGVSHTQSPAFTRDYMADGSFPSLTTASAITEASLQTSSDLTIEGSGEIVFPDDIGNPTTTSLGVSHTESPVFMVNPESVSSTIQTFQAGLTSLAAPKEARSKIFSLKDLFNLPDEVSASISDFLNSFDLSSGSGSGDFETSSPVIVETTESTESTESTESTTVTTSLSFAEADTSEKMTKEVQAHKDSQAIVGAQPETKTEMHKGHNTPDWIIILGFLVGLAALIMLCAAIATKDKWNAPKQPSENSAKTNSSNQKMELEMQTFLQKDEPKEEGKDSEYTVIPLDELPENYSTD